CCAGCCACCCCGTATATCCACGCCCAGACCTTCTCCTTGTCCTTCGGGGGGTCCTGATTGAACCTCGCCTCCACGGTGCGCCCGAGGAGTTCGTAGCGCCTAGCCTCAGCACCCGCTTCACTTCTGGCGAGACCTAGTGTTCCCATAACGATCAAAGCGGAAACAACTCCCGCCACCACAGCTCCCAGATGGATGCGCCACTTCCACGTCAAAGACTTTAGCCGCTTCGTAAGTCCGTCGATTTCTACATCCGCTCTTCTGACACCTTGATGCAGTGGCTGCAGCCCTTCCTGGACCGCGCGCAGCACCATTTGATCAAGCATTACCCCTGCGTTACCCGGCAAGGCTTCGGCACAAAACCTCCGCATCTCCCGGTGCATTTCCTCCACCGAAGCCTGG
The DNA window shown above is from Geomonas sp. RF6 and carries:
- a CDS encoding DUF6290 family protein; translated protein: MKTIQVRLSDEEEAILEERVTRSGLTVSQLVRACLFEKSERESRSAARIEEHYSSVLLVQDGVYELAKMVGNLDQKADDTVTFLSQIAALLEAGTGGAGGNSNSENAIVSAQKIQASVEEMHREMRRFCAEALPGNAGVMLDQMVLRAVQEGLQPLHQGVRRADVEIDGLTKRLKSLTWKWRIHLGAVVAGVVSALIVMGTLGLARSEAGAEARRYELLGRTVEARFNQDPPKDKEKVWAWIYGVAGAPSGKDIVVRGRAR